A DNA window from Streptomyces parvus contains the following coding sequences:
- a CDS encoding IS481 family transposase: protein MSHRNARLTVHGRRILVDRVLGGRPVAHVAAEMGISRPTAHKWIRRWRAEGDSGLADRSSRPHRTPHRTPRAVEARVCDLRRTRKLGPARIGPVLGLPASTVHRILTRHSLNRLSWIDRPTGTLIRRYERDRPGELIHIDVKKLGRIPDGGGHRTLGRQAGRATRSNMGFDYIHSAVDDHSRLAYSEIHPDEKVATCAGFLTRAAAFFHRQGIPRIERVLTDNAWAYRKGLAWRNALADLGATGKLTRAYRPQTNGKVERFNRTLLDEWAYIRPYTANTERAEALADFLHTYNHHRSHTALGGHPPITRVNNPAGQYI, encoded by the coding sequence GTGTCCCACCGTAATGCCCGGCTGACCGTTCACGGCAGGCGAATCCTGGTCGATCGCGTCCTCGGTGGGCGGCCAGTTGCCCATGTGGCGGCCGAAATGGGCATATCCAGGCCTACCGCCCACAAGTGGATCCGCCGTTGGCGCGCGGAGGGTGACTCGGGCCTGGCCGACCGCTCCAGCAGGCCCCATCGCACACCGCACCGCACCCCACGGGCCGTCGAGGCTCGCGTCTGCGACCTCCGCAGGACCCGCAAGCTCGGCCCCGCCCGCATCGGCCCGGTCCTGGGCCTGCCCGCCTCGACCGTGCACCGGATCCTGACCCGCCACAGTCTGAACCGGCTGTCCTGGATCGACCGTCCGACCGGCACCCTGATCCGCCGCTACGAACGCGACCGGCCCGGCGAGCTGATCCACATCGACGTGAAGAAGCTCGGCCGGATCCCCGACGGCGGCGGTCACAGGACCCTGGGCCGCCAGGCCGGCCGCGCCACCCGCAGCAACATGGGCTTCGACTACATCCACTCTGCCGTCGACGACCATTCCCGCCTGGCCTACAGCGAGATCCACCCCGACGAGAAGGTCGCGACCTGCGCGGGCTTCCTCACCCGCGCAGCCGCCTTCTTCCACCGCCAGGGCATCCCCCGCATCGAGCGGGTCCTGACGGACAACGCCTGGGCCTACCGCAAGGGCCTGGCCTGGAGGAACGCCCTCGCGGACCTCGGCGCCACAGGCAAGCTGACCCGGGCCTACCGGCCCCAGACCAACGGCAAGGTCGAACGCTTCAACCGCACCCTGCTCGACGAATGGGCCTACATCCGGCCCTACACCGCCAACACCGAGCGGGCCGAAGCCCTGGCAGACTTCCTCCACACCTACAACCACCACCGCAGCCACACCGCACTCGGCGGCCACCCACCCATCACCCGTGTCAACAACCCTGCGGGTCAATACATCTAG